The window GCCATCGGGTGTTCCCAGTTGACGAGCGCATCGAGTTCGCCGAGCACGGCGATCGTGAACGAGTCCTCGTCGGGTTCGGTTTCGGCGGGAGTAGTGGCACGCGCCCCCGTGATGGCGAGGTCGCGCTCGACGGCGAGCCCCATCCCCTCGAAGGCGTCGACGACCTTCGTGGTCGTCGCGTGTTCCTTGTAGCCGAGCTCCGGCTCCGCCGCGACGGCCCTCGCCAGGTCGATGAGGTCGTCCCGATGCTCGTCGATCGCCGTACAGACCGCTTCCTTTGTGGTTTCGGTTGGTGTCATTCGATATCAGATGAGTCCTTGGTAGCTCAGGATGGCCTGGGCGATCAACGCGGAGCCGACGAACGTGCCCGTGAACGCACAGATGGCCACGACCACGATCTTCCAGCTCATTCGTTTCATGCTCGTCACCTGGAGCCCGATGGAGAGCCCGGCGTAGGCGAGGATCGGGGTCGTGGTCGCGAGGAACTGAACCGGGTCCGTCAGCGAGAGCACGAGTTCTTGAACCGGTGAGAACGGGAGCGAGAGCACCAGCCCGATCACCGTCGCGTACGCGAACGCGGGGAATTCGAGCGGGACGTGCCGCCCCAAGAGCAGGGAGACGAAGCCGATGACGGCGATGAGCGCCATGCCGGGGGCGGCCTCGACGGGGCTGATCCCGTAGCCGATGGCGTTCCCGACGACGGTCACGACGCCGATGACCACGAGCATCTTCGCGATGTTGGCCTCGAAGGCCGGCGATTCGAGCGTCACGCGTCCTCACCTCCGACGAGCGGCCGTGCGAAGGCGTACAGCCGGTTGATCAGCGGGAGGGAGACGAAGATCAGGACGTAGATCCCGGTGAGCGCCGTGAGGAGGTTGCTCGTCGCGGCGAACGCGAGGAGCCGCTCGGCCGACACCCCGCTCACCGCCTCCGCGAGCGAACTCGAACACGCGGTCATCATGCTCGCACTCCCCATCCCGCAGGCCATCGAGAGCGCCAGCGGGTGGAGACCCGTGATCGGCGCGAGCCCGCCGAGCAGCCCGAAGAAGATGGTCCCGAAGACGGTTCCCGTGAGGTAGACGCCGATGACACCCCGGCCCTCGGGCGATTCGATCCCGTAGCGCTCGGTGACGACGGCGAAGGTCGCCTCGCGGGCGATGCTCACCGCGCCGCCGATCGCCTCCCGCCGCAGACCGAGCAACAGCGCGACCGGCAGCGCGACGAAGATCGTCCCGAGGTTCCCGAGCTCCTGGAGCAGGAACGCCGGACCCGCACTGACCAGATTGTTGAACTCCGGACCGACCTGCGTCCCGTACTTGACCGCCAGCGGCATCAACGCGACCGTCAGCAGCGGGGCGCTGACCTCGCTGACGTCCTTCGAGACGACCGCCCGGAGGGGCTGGAGATACCGACCGAGCACGCTGTAGCTGACGAGGATCCCGATGACGACCGCGTACAGCAGCGGGAGCAACACCACCTGACCCGGCCCGACGCCGAACTGGTGGCTCCCGATCAGTTCGGACACGACGACGATCGCCAGCACCGTGAGGTGCGTCCGCAGGTGTATCGACCACCGACCGACGGTGCGGATCGGCTCCCACACCCCGGACCCCGGTTCGTCATTCGCCACACCGTACCTCCGTGGTAGACAGTTTCAACCTCATCGGTACGATGGTCGGCGATCCTGTCGGGTATGACTCTTTCCATACTGTCCCGGCGATTTCATCCAATTATTTAATCTTTCGTGAATATATCCGATCGTATGTTTTCGGCCGATGGTGGTGTTCCGACCGATAGCGTCGCGAGTCATCCGGACCATCCTCCACGGTCGAACACACATATTCTGCTGAAAACGCAGAATAACCGTATTTCTTATCACGATTCGTTTCCATAGGACAGTATGGAAAACGATTCAACATGGTAGCGGTCGTCGTCGTGGTCGACAGGGGTGGACCCATCGGCGGCGCGCTCGCGTCGCGAATCGTCGACGACGCCGGCCGGGTGATCTTCCTCGACGGGAACGAGCACGCGGTCGAGCGGGCGAGCGATGCGGGGGTCGACGCCCGGACGGTGGACAGCGGCCGGGCCGGCGTGTTCGACGGGGACGGCATCGAACGCGCCGACCTCGGGCTGGTGGTCTCGCCCGAGGACGGCCACAACCTCCTGGTCGGACAGTTCCTCCGTCTCAGGGGCGTCGAACGCGTGGTCGGGTTGGTGAACGACCCGGCGAACCTCGACGCGTTCGCGGGGGCCGGGATCGAGCCGGTCTGTGCCACGAGCACGCTGACCGGCGTGCTCGACGCGCGCCGACGTGAGCCGCGAGTTGGGGTCCGGAGCGGTACGACCGAGACCACGGTCGAGCCGCACGAGACGGACGAACCCTCCCGAACCGACGACCGCGAGCGGCTTCGGTCGGACGGCGGACGTGTGAGGCCGAGCGGATGACGAAGGGGCTCGAACGCGACCTCGGTCTGCCGTCGGTGCTCGCGATCAGCATCGGCGCGATGATCGGGAGCGGGATCTTCATCCTGCCCGCCCTCGCGGTGGACATCGCCGGCCCGGCCGTCGTGCTCGCGTACCTCATCGCCGGCCTGCTGGTGGTGCCGGCGGCGCTCTCGAAGTCCGAGATGGCGACCGCGATGCCCGAATCCGGCGGGACCTACCTCTTCATCGAGCGCGGGATGGGCCCGCTGCTCGGGACCGTCGCGGGGCTCGGCACCTGGTTCGCGCTGTCGTTCAAGGGCGCGCTCGCGCTCGTCGGCGGCGTCCCCTACCTGCTCTACCTCTTCGAGGTCCCCCAGTGGATCACGACGCCGCTCGCGCTGACGCTCGCGACGATCCTCGTCGGCATCAACGTGCTCGGCGCGAAACAGACCGGCCAGCTCCAGGTCGTCATCGTCGGCGTAATGTTGGTCGCGCTCGGCTGGTTCGCGCTCGGCGGCCTGCCGTCGGTCTCGCTCACCAACTACGAGGGCTTCTTCGCCAGCGGGACGGGCGGGATCCTCGAAGCCACGGGACTCGTGTTCGTCTCCTACGCGGGCGTGACGAAGGTCGCGAGCGTCGCCGAGGAGATCGAGAACCCCGGACGGAACGTCCCGCTCGGGATCCTCGGCTCGCTCGCGTTCACCACCGTTCTCTACGTTCTGATCGTGTTCGTGCTGCTCGGCGTCACCGACCCCAGCACGCTCGGGGACACGAACGCGCCGATGGCGCTCGCCGCGGACGTCGCGCTCGGGCCGATAGGGGTTCTCGCGGTCGTGGTCGCGGCGCTGCTCGCGCTCGTGAGCACGGCCAACGCGGGCGTGCTCTCGTCGTCGCGCTACCCGCTCGCGATGAGCCGCGACAAGCTCGCACCGCCCTCGCTGGGCGAGATCAGCGAGCGGTTCAACACCCCGAGCAACTCGATCACGGTCACGGGGGTCGTCCTGCTCCTCCTGATCGCGTTCGTGCCGATCCAGGACATCGCCAAACTCGCGAGCGCGTTCCAGATCCTCGTCTTCGTGCTGGTGAACGTCGCG is drawn from Halococcus salsus and contains these coding sequences:
- a CDS encoding NAD-binding protein, translated to MVAVVVVVDRGGPIGGALASRIVDDAGRVIFLDGNEHAVERASDAGVDARTVDSGRAGVFDGDGIERADLGLVVSPEDGHNLLVGQFLRLRGVERVVGLVNDPANLDAFAGAGIEPVCATSTLTGVLDARRREPRVGVRSGTTETTVEPHETDEPSRTDDRERLRSDGGRVRPSG
- a CDS encoding DUF3100 domain-containing protein, coding for MANDEPGSGVWEPIRTVGRWSIHLRTHLTVLAIVVVSELIGSHQFGVGPGQVVLLPLLYAVVIGILVSYSVLGRYLQPLRAVVSKDVSEVSAPLLTVALMPLAVKYGTQVGPEFNNLVSAGPAFLLQELGNLGTIFVALPVALLLGLRREAIGGAVSIAREATFAVVTERYGIESPEGRGVIGVYLTGTVFGTIFFGLLGGLAPITGLHPLALSMACGMGSASMMTACSSSLAEAVSGVSAERLLAFAATSNLLTALTGIYVLIFVSLPLINRLYAFARPLVGGEDA